A single genomic interval of Oryza sativa Japonica Group chromosome 7, ASM3414082v1 harbors:
- the LOC4342837 gene encoding mRNA-decapping enzyme-like protein, protein MAHGGGGRAKVTPNLAMDEEGTRVLNITVLQRLDPAVEDILITAGHVTLYDFDTNLNQWSRKDVEGSLFVVKRNAQPRFQFVVMNRRNTDNLVEDLLGDFEYQLQVPYIMYRNAAQEVIGIWFYNSQECEEVANLFSRILNAFSKATPKPKAPSIKSEFEELEAAPTLVEGPLEPQTSNIIPATTHVQEDPLSAFFSGAINVGSASGLSVAGQLNQSFGSTPLSSHAPTSISISQPPAVHHLLPSQTSSVISPDVHGGTGAVVNRSASLLNPSLFSPLTSSQTTMARTNPVAPTAPPQHPRITQQPHSAPLLQPFPLPTASPSPPYGTPLLQPFPPPNPSPSLASAPVYSPVLSREKVRDALLRLVENDDFIDLVYREIVKG, encoded by the exons atggcgcacggcggcggcgggagggcgaaGGTGACGCCGAACCTGGCGATGGACGAGGAGGGGACGCGGGTGCTCAACATCACCGTGCTCCAGCGCCTCGACCCCGCCGTCGAGGACATCCTCATCACCGCCGGCCACGTCACGCTCTACGACTTCGACACCAACCTCAACCAGTGG AGCCGGAAGGATGTGGAGGGGTCGCTCTTCGTTGTCAAGAG GAATGCGCAGCCCAGATTCCAGTTTGTTGTCATGAATCGTCGTAATACAG ATAATTTAGTTGAAGATCTCCTGGGAGATTTTGAATATCAGCTTCAGGTTCCCTATATAATGTATCGCAATGCTGCACAAGAAGTTATTGGCATTTGGTTTTATAATTCCCAGGAATGCGAAGAAGTTGCAAATCTTTTTAGCAG GATATTGAATGCATTCTCCAAAGCAACTCCGAAGCCAAAGGCTCCCTCTATTAAAAG TGAATTTGAAGAGCTGGAAGCAGCACCTACTTTGGTTGAAGGTCCACTAGAGCCTCAAACATCGAATATCATACCAGCTACTACCCATGTCCAGGAGGATCCGTTATCTGCATTCTTCAGT GGAGCTATAAATGTTGGCAGTGCCTCTGGTTTATCAGTTGCAGGACAGTTAAATCAATCTTTTGGATCTACTCCTTTATCTTCACATGCACCAACAAGTATCAGTATATCTCAGCCTCCAGCTGTGCACCATTTGCTCCCTTCTCAAACTTCATCAGTAATATCCCCTGATGTTCATGGTGGAACTGGTGCTGTGGTCAACAGGTCAGCAAGCCTTCTAAATCCATCACTTTTTTCACCATTGACATCTTCTCAGACAACAATGGCCCGCACCAATCCTGTGGCACCTACTGCTCCACCTCAACATCCTCGCATCACTCAGCAACCACACAGTGCTCCCTTGCTTCAACCCTTTCCGTTACCTACAGCATCGCCTTCTCCACCATATGGGACTCCGTTACTTCAACCATTTCCGCCACCAAATCCATCCCCATCTCTTGCATCAGCACCGGTGTACAGCCCAGTACTGTCCAGAGAAAAAGTCAGGGATGCATTACTTAGGCTTGTTGAG AATGATGATTTCATCGATTTAGTCTACCGGGAGATTGTGAAAGGATAG